One region of Pygocentrus nattereri isolate fPygNat1 chromosome 14, fPygNat1.pri, whole genome shotgun sequence genomic DNA includes:
- the nkiras2 gene encoding NF-kappa-B inhibitor-interacting Ras-like protein 2 has product MGKSCKVVVCGLASVGKTAILEQLLYANHVVGSEPMETLEDIYIGSVETDRGTREQVRFYDTRGLREGLEFPRHYFSFADGFVLVYSIDSKESFKRMEALKKEIDRCRDKKEVTIVVLGNKLDLAEHRRVDSEAAQQWARQEKVRLWEVSVTERRTLIEPFVYLASKMTQPQSKSTFPLSRNKNKGSGSLDS; this is encoded by the exons ATGGGCAAAAGCTGTAAGGTGGTGGTGTGTGGACTGGCATCTGTGGGAAAGACTGCCATACTCGAGCAGTTACTGTATGCCAATCATGTTGTTG GTTCTGAGCCCATGGAGACGTTGGAGGACATTTACATTGGCTCAGTGGAGACGGACCGTGGCACACGTGAGCAGGTGCGTTTTTATGACACACGAGGCCTACGTGAAGGCTTGGAGTTCCCACGGCACTACTTCAGCTTTGCAGACGGCTTTGTGTTGGTCTACAGCATCGACAGCAAGGAGTCCTTCAAACGCATGGAAGCGCTGAAGAAAGAGATTGACCGCTGCCGCGACAAAAAAGAA gTGACGATTGTGGTGCTGGGGAATAAGCTGGACTTGGCGGAGCACAGAAGAGTGGACAGCGAGGCTGCGCAGCAGTGGGCACGTCAGGAGAAGGTCCGGCTGTGGGAAGTTTCAGTGACCGAAAGACGTACGCTCATCGAGCCCTTCGTTTACCTGGCCAGCAAAATGACTCAACCACAAAGCAAGTCCACTTTCCCCCTCAGCCGCAACAAGAACAAGGGCAGTGGCTCACTAGACAGCTAG